One window from the genome of Drosophila albomicans strain 15112-1751.03 chromosome 2L, ASM965048v2, whole genome shotgun sequence encodes:
- the LOC117578380 gene encoding fidgetin-like protein 1 isoform X2 gives MSNDQWSELFAANENIWLDSSSSVSRKQNAWRTQKILLAHATRNLNEAMHYEILKEHQEKLENSSNAELYMKERLASCEQLLAESRRARHNTKIAVDWSQLPSSTSTFLHCHGKYESCRGDEVTIDELQPATATTSGSGNNSRSANSNSSHNSNVTSSNNSFTNSNNNNINHNSNNDHNNNANNSNNNSRLNSNSIDNNQLNQSHLNASSTFEGFRTAREQLVLHDALKNNQNPSDLMNYGKKKSLGGRGRGVNAKFVQPIGQSDNNPSGSTAPAVNPVAAVPSVLPSLAHLDPLMVEQITRESMHKYKTIAWEDVAGLEYAKSTFMETIIHPLQRPDLFKGVRRPPRGVLLFGPPGTGKTLIAKCIASQSRATFFSINPSSLTSKWVGEGEKLVKTLFAVAAAHQPAIIFMDEVDSLLSQRSDNEHESSRRLKNEFFIQLDGAATNEDDNIMIIGATNRPQELDEAVRRRFVRRLYVPLPVTQARQQIITNLLKQVQHSLSDEQIEGLAELTAGYSGADMDSLCRYAAMQPLRSLSSSQIDSIDAQQLPAVTMSDFMSALQHVSKSVSPEDIKRYVSWNEIYGIKY, from the exons ATGTCTAACGATCAATGGTCTGAGCTTTTTGCGGCCAATGAAAATATATGGCTCGACAGCAGTTCAAGTGTAAGCAGGAAACAAAATGCTTGGCGTACGCAGAAAATTCTGCTGGCTCACGCAACGCG CAACTTAAATGAAGCTATGCACTATGAGATTCTTAAAGAGCATCAGGAAAAACTTGAAAATTCGAGCAATGCAGAGTTGTACATGAAGGAGCGTTTAGCTAGTTGTGAACAGCTTTTAGCGGAGAGTCGTCGAGCTCGtcataatacaaaaattgctGTGGATTGGTCGCAGTTGCCTTCAAGTACCTCAACTTTTCTACATTGTCACGGCAAGTATGAAAGCTGCCGGGGCGATGAAGTCACAATTGATGAACTGCAgccggcaacggcaacaactaGCGGCAGTGGCAACAATAGCAGGAGTgctaacagcaacagcagccataaCAGCAACGTGACCAGCTCCAACAATAGCTTcactaacagcaacaacaacaacattaatcataacagcaacaatgaccACAATAATAACgccaataacagcaacaacaacagccgccTTAACAGCAACAGTATCGACAACAATCAATTAAACCAAAGCCACCTAAATGCTTCGTCAACTTTTGAAGGCTTCCGCACTGCAAGGGAACAATTAGTGCTGCATGATGCGCTG aaaaacaatcaaaatccGAGCGATTTAATGAACTACGGCAAGAAGAAATCGTTGGGCGGTCGAGGACGTGGTGTAAACGCCAAGTTTGTGCAACCAATTGGACAAAGTGACAA CAATCCCAGTGGTAGCACTGCACCAGCTGTTAATCCTGTTGCCGCCGTTCCCAGTGTGTTGCCCTCCCTGGCCCACCTGGATCCCTTGATGGTGGAGCAGATTACACGCGAGAGCATGCACAAATATAAAACCATAG CTTGGGAGGATGTTGCTGGCCTGGAATATGCCAAGTCCACGTTCATGGAGACCATTATACATCCATTACAGCGCCCGGATCTGTTCAAGGGCGTGCGTCGTCCGCCACGTGGTGTGCTGTTGTTTGGTCCACCGGGCACAGGCAAAACACTCATAGCCAAATGCATTGCCTCGCAGTCGAGAGCGACGTTCTTCAGCATTAATCCCTCGTCGCTTACCTCCAAGTGGGTGGGGGAGGGCGAGAAGCTGGTCAAAACGCtatttgctgttgcagcagcccATCAGCCAGCA ATTATTTTCATGGACGAAGTGGATTCGTTGCTGTCACAACGCTCGGATAATGAACACGAAAGTTCGCGACGCTTGAAGAACGAGTTTTTCATACAATTGGATGGCGCTGCAACCAATGAGGATGACAACATCATGATTATAGGCGCCACAAATCGTCCGCAGGAATTGGACGAAGCGGTGCGACGTCGTTTTGTGCGACGCCTTTATGTGCCGCTGCCTGTGACGCAAGCGCGGCAACAGATTATCACCAATCTGTTGAAGCAAGTGCAGCACAGCCTGAGCGATGAACAAATTGAGGGATTGGCCGAACTCACAGCAGGCTATTCGGGTGCTGATATGGACAGCTTATGTCGTTATGCTGCCATGCAACCGCTGCGCTCACTAAGCAGCTCACAGATTGATTCAATTGATGCACAACAG TTGCCAGCGGTCACCATGTCGGACTTTATGTCCGCTTTGCAACATGTTTCGAAAAGTGTTTCTCCGGAAGACATTAAGCGTTATGTAAGCTGGAATGAAATCTACGGCATCAAGTATTaa
- the LOC117578380 gene encoding fidgetin-like protein 1 isoform X1, with protein sequence MSNDQWSELFAANENIWLDSSSSVSRKQNAWRTQKILLAHATRSNLNEAMHYEILKEHQEKLENSSNAELYMKERLASCEQLLAESRRARHNTKIAVDWSQLPSSTSTFLHCHGKYESCRGDEVTIDELQPATATTSGSGNNSRSANSNSSHNSNVTSSNNSFTNSNNNNINHNSNNDHNNNANNSNNNSRLNSNSIDNNQLNQSHLNASSTFEGFRTAREQLVLHDALKNNQNPSDLMNYGKKKSLGGRGRGVNAKFVQPIGQSDNNPSGSTAPAVNPVAAVPSVLPSLAHLDPLMVEQITRESMHKYKTIAWEDVAGLEYAKSTFMETIIHPLQRPDLFKGVRRPPRGVLLFGPPGTGKTLIAKCIASQSRATFFSINPSSLTSKWVGEGEKLVKTLFAVAAAHQPAIIFMDEVDSLLSQRSDNEHESSRRLKNEFFIQLDGAATNEDDNIMIIGATNRPQELDEAVRRRFVRRLYVPLPVTQARQQIITNLLKQVQHSLSDEQIEGLAELTAGYSGADMDSLCRYAAMQPLRSLSSSQIDSIDAQQLPAVTMSDFMSALQHVSKSVSPEDIKRYVSWNEIYGIKY encoded by the exons ATGTCTAACGATCAATGGTCTGAGCTTTTTGCGGCCAATGAAAATATATGGCTCGACAGCAGTTCAAGTGTAAGCAGGAAACAAAATGCTTGGCGTACGCAGAAAATTCTGCTGGCTCACGCAACGCG CAGCAACTTAAATGAAGCTATGCACTATGAGATTCTTAAAGAGCATCAGGAAAAACTTGAAAATTCGAGCAATGCAGAGTTGTACATGAAGGAGCGTTTAGCTAGTTGTGAACAGCTTTTAGCGGAGAGTCGTCGAGCTCGtcataatacaaaaattgctGTGGATTGGTCGCAGTTGCCTTCAAGTACCTCAACTTTTCTACATTGTCACGGCAAGTATGAAAGCTGCCGGGGCGATGAAGTCACAATTGATGAACTGCAgccggcaacggcaacaactaGCGGCAGTGGCAACAATAGCAGGAGTgctaacagcaacagcagccataaCAGCAACGTGACCAGCTCCAACAATAGCTTcactaacagcaacaacaacaacattaatcataacagcaacaatgaccACAATAATAACgccaataacagcaacaacaacagccgccTTAACAGCAACAGTATCGACAACAATCAATTAAACCAAAGCCACCTAAATGCTTCGTCAACTTTTGAAGGCTTCCGCACTGCAAGGGAACAATTAGTGCTGCATGATGCGCTG aaaaacaatcaaaatccGAGCGATTTAATGAACTACGGCAAGAAGAAATCGTTGGGCGGTCGAGGACGTGGTGTAAACGCCAAGTTTGTGCAACCAATTGGACAAAGTGACAA CAATCCCAGTGGTAGCACTGCACCAGCTGTTAATCCTGTTGCCGCCGTTCCCAGTGTGTTGCCCTCCCTGGCCCACCTGGATCCCTTGATGGTGGAGCAGATTACACGCGAGAGCATGCACAAATATAAAACCATAG CTTGGGAGGATGTTGCTGGCCTGGAATATGCCAAGTCCACGTTCATGGAGACCATTATACATCCATTACAGCGCCCGGATCTGTTCAAGGGCGTGCGTCGTCCGCCACGTGGTGTGCTGTTGTTTGGTCCACCGGGCACAGGCAAAACACTCATAGCCAAATGCATTGCCTCGCAGTCGAGAGCGACGTTCTTCAGCATTAATCCCTCGTCGCTTACCTCCAAGTGGGTGGGGGAGGGCGAGAAGCTGGTCAAAACGCtatttgctgttgcagcagcccATCAGCCAGCA ATTATTTTCATGGACGAAGTGGATTCGTTGCTGTCACAACGCTCGGATAATGAACACGAAAGTTCGCGACGCTTGAAGAACGAGTTTTTCATACAATTGGATGGCGCTGCAACCAATGAGGATGACAACATCATGATTATAGGCGCCACAAATCGTCCGCAGGAATTGGACGAAGCGGTGCGACGTCGTTTTGTGCGACGCCTTTATGTGCCGCTGCCTGTGACGCAAGCGCGGCAACAGATTATCACCAATCTGTTGAAGCAAGTGCAGCACAGCCTGAGCGATGAACAAATTGAGGGATTGGCCGAACTCACAGCAGGCTATTCGGGTGCTGATATGGACAGCTTATGTCGTTATGCTGCCATGCAACCGCTGCGCTCACTAAGCAGCTCACAGATTGATTCAATTGATGCACAACAG TTGCCAGCGGTCACCATGTCGGACTTTATGTCCGCTTTGCAACATGTTTCGAAAAGTGTTTCTCCGGAAGACATTAAGCGTTATGTAAGCTGGAATGAAATCTACGGCATCAAGTATTaa
- the LOC117578382 gene encoding facilitated trehalose transporter Tret1, which translates to MCLPKRVSGAAIQSVATAIGNLLCFNFGLIFGITPAHMALYESEKLTPLNEATDPTGSALLTGYLFLSAAVGAAVSGWLALRIGPKSVLLCCGLLQIFGWFCIHFGFDIVHIYASRIFCGIAAGGAFVVLPIFINEIAESRDKAARLTFTIELWRTLGILFGILLGYYVQYQYVNIIGCIASCAFSLCFPFVQESPHYYLRKGNVPCLEKSLRWYRGIRDIDDREQPEYLQELAEFKAELKQRSSSKNSSTELSHGYIVRLIFVSFLLTVCAKLSGVFVELNYAADFLGRTGYSIEVNYVVLASAQCVGGLLARLFGPQLPRKLLLCLSSLLAAAAVIALALFKQFGHNWTLGDWCTRYLPIVLLGLQLLFVSFGLYPLAAVVSSEVLPTKLHDLLYSIASACAWLLLFGMIEGFNAVKTSLGPGLLLYLLVFAAASIFVGLISLPLLPETRNRRASAVQRDLGYVEQAGPVAKTTDAMGNGHVATHI; encoded by the exons ATGTGCCTGCCAAAGCGAGTCTCCGGCGCAGCCATCCAAAGTGTGGCCACAGCCATAG GAAACCTGTTATGCTTCAATTTTGGACTCATATTTGGCATCACGCCCGCTCATATGGCGCTCTACGAATCGGAGAAGTTGACGCCACTCAATGAGGCGACAGATCCAACAGGTTCAGCTTTATTAACTGGTTATCTATTCCTaagtgctgctgttggcgccGCTGTctctggctggctggcattACGCATTGGACCAAAATCTGTGCTGCTTTGCTGCGGTCTTTTGCAGATT TTTGGCTGGTTCTGCATTCACTTTGGCTTCGATATCGTTCACATTTACGCCTCGCGCATCTTTTGCGGCATCGCTGCTGGCGGCgcttttgttgtgctgccTATTTTCATCAATGAGATTGCCGAGTCGAGGGACAAAGCTGCCCGCTTGACCTTCACCATCGAACTGTGGCGCACTTTGGGCATTCTCTTTGGCATTCTACTGGGCTATTATGTGCAGTATCAATACGTCAACATTATTGGCTGCATTGCCTCGTGCGCGTTCTCGCTGTGCTTCCCCTTTGTGCAGGAGAGTCCGCACTATTATCTGCGCAAAGGTAATGTTCCGTGTCTGGAGAAATCGTTGCGTTGGTATCGCGGCATTCGCGACATCGATGATCGCGAGCAGCCCGAATATCTGCAGGAATTGGCCGAGTTCAAGGCGGAACTCAAGCaacgaagcagcagcaaaaacagctCAACGGAATTATCGCACGGTTACATTGTGCGTCTGATCTTTGTCAGTTTTCTGCTCACCGTTTGCGCCAAGCTGAGCGGCGTCTTTGTCGAGCTGAACTATGCTGCCGATTTTCTGGGACGCACTGGTTACTCCATCGAAGTGAACTACGTAGTGTTGGCCTCGGCTCAGTGTGTTGGCGGATTGCTCGCCCGCCTCTTTGGCCCCCAACTGCCACGCAAG ctgctgctttgtcTCTCCtcgctgctggctgctgcggctgtcATTGCCTTGGCGCTTTTCAAGCAATTTGGCCATAATTGGACGTTGGGCGATTGGTGCACACGGTATTTACCCATTGTGCTGCTCGGCCTTCAGCTGCTCTTTGTTAGTTTCGGACTCTATCCGCTTGCCGCTGTCGTCAGCAGCGAAGTATTGCCCACAAAG CTGCATGACCTGCTCTACTCGATAGCCTCGGCCTGCGCCTGGTTGCTGCTCTTTGGCATGATTGAG GGCTTCAACGCGGTGAAGACAAGCCTGGGCCCTGGACTATTGCTCTACCTGTTGGTCTTTGCAGCTGCCTCGATATTCGTGGGATTGATTTCATTGCCTCTGTTGCCCGAGACACGCAATCGTCGTGCTTCTGCCGTGCAACGTGATTTAGGCTATGTGGAGCAGGCGGGGCCGGTGGCCAAGACAACCGATGCGATGGGCAATGGACACGTTGCAACGCATATCTAG